AACTTCACCGTAGAACAAAATGGAAGTACCAACAAGACAATCTTAAAGAAAATGACTTAGTCGTTATCAGGGACGACAGGTTCCCTCCCACTGAGTGGGTAATGGGGCGCGTTGAAAGAACTCATCCTGGAACCGACCAAAATACACGTGTCGTCGACATTAGAACCCCTCACGGTACATTGAGTAGACCCATAACTAAACTGGTCAAACTTTTTTCCGCCTGACTAGGCTGTTGCGCCTCTAACCAAAAACAAAGTACTCCtccaaatcttttattttcagGAATGGCAGCATATTTGCCCTGGCCCGAAGACGAGCGCCAACAAGGCAGAGAGGGACGGGATCGAAATGACCGAAGAGCGGAACCCCGGCCCCAACGAAATCAGTCTCGGAATCGTGATCACGATCGCGAGCATGTAGATCGGCGCGGAAGACCCACAACCTGGCAGTACTCTTGCGGTCTCTGCCAAGACGATCACGCGTTAAGTACATGCCGCCGATTCCGGGACCAGACCCCATACCAGCGGTATGAGACGGTGGAGCGTCGCGGGTATTGCCGCAATTGCTTGGCTCGTAGTCATCTCGTTCCCGATTGCCAGTCTGTTGCAGGCTGCCGTCGCTGTGAGGTACGACATCACACCCTGCTGCATGGGGCACCGCAGCTCGAAAACATGGAGAGGCCCGCAGATGATTTTGCACTCGCCAATAACGCTAGACCCGCACCAACAGCATCCCCACCCTTTAGGTGGGATCTTGTTTTCGTGCCAACTGCCATGGTACGAGTAGCAGAAGACGGGGTGGATACTTGGGCCACAGTGCGAGCATTGATCAACCAAGCGGCTACAATGTCTCGGCTGGCCTATTCTACATTCCG
The genomic region above belongs to Stomoxys calcitrans chromosome 5, idStoCalc2.1, whole genome shotgun sequence and contains:
- the LOC131997671 gene encoding uncharacterized protein LOC131997671, whose translation is MAAYLPWPEDERQQGREGRDRNDRRAEPRPQRNQSRNRDHDREHVDRRGRPTTWQYSCGLCQDDHALSTCRRFRDQTPYQRYETVERRGYCRNCLARSHLVPDCQSVAGCRRCEVRHHTLLHGAPQLENMERPADDFALANNARPAPTASPPFRWDLVFVPTAMVRVAEDGVDTWATVRALINQAATMSRLAYSTFRRLGLRSFTYQGHRFTTFRLMHRRPNSNWALKVNALITDALPFRPYSEPLLEDPTRDLAPDTLADTDPRANTSIDLELGADVYPRLQRDGHVFAGIGDVNAFQTTLGYVFVGPIRNMHRH